A region of the Roseiflexus sp. RS-1 genome:
ATGGCAGGTCCGCCAGGAAAGCCAAGCCCCAGCAAACGCGCAACTTTGTCGAACGCCTCGCCAGCAGCATCATCGCGCGTCTGTCCGAGCAACCGGTAGCGTCCGTGCCCTTCGAGCAGCGCCAGCAGCGTATGCCCGCCGCTGACCACCAGCGCAACGACGGGGAATTGCGGCGCTGGCGCTTCTGGTTGTGCATCGGTCAACAACCAGTTTGCGTAGATGTGCGCCTCGATATGGTTGACTCCGACAAACGGTAATTCGCGGATCCAGGCGATTGCCTTGGCGACATTCAGCCCGGTCATCAGCGCGCCTGCCAGCCCCGGTCCATACGTCGCCGCGACCGCATGGATGTCGTTCCATCCGCTGGGCAGCGGGCGTAACGCTTCGTGCAGCACAGCATCAATCGTCAGGATGTGCTGGCGTGACGCGACTTCAGGGACGATGCCGCCGTAGCGCCGATGCTCATCGATCTGCGATGCCACGACATTGGAGATGATCGTGCGCCCGCCGCGAATAACCGCCGCTGCCGTCTCGTCGCAGGACGTCTCGATTGCCAGAATGGTGACTTGCCTGTTCATAGCGCGTATTGTACCATTTCCTTGACGCGCTCGTTGCCGGGCGGGTATAATGTCAATGGTTTTAGGTCTACCTAAATTATCTGAACCATGCCACTTTCAGAGCACACCGAGTCCGTCCAGGACTACCTGAAAACCATCTTTGACATCCAGCGCGAGCAGGGGCGGGTTTCCACCACGGTGCTTGCCGAGCGTTTGAGGAATTCGCCGGCTTCGGTCACCGGTATGCTCAAAAAACTCGCTTCACTCAACCTGATCGACTACGAACCCTACCAGGGAGCGGTGCTGACGCCAGCCGGCGAGAAGATCGCGCTGGAAGTCATCCGCCACCACCGCCTGATCGAGCGTTACCTGGCGGAGGCGCTGGGTGTCCCGTGGGACCGGGTGCACGATGAGGCGGAAAAGTGGGAACATGTGTTGTCAGAAGACCTGGAGGACCGGATCGATGCAGTGCTTGGCTACCCGACGACCGATCCGCACGGGGCGCCGATCCCGACGCGCGACGGCGCGCTGCCGCCGCCACATGCCACCCGCCTGAGCGATCTGCAAACCGGCCAGTCGGCAACGGTTGCCGAAGTGAGCGACCACGACCCGGCGATGCTGCGCTATTTCGCCGAGTTG
Encoded here:
- the tsaD gene encoding tRNA (adenosine(37)-N6)-threonylcarbamoyltransferase complex transferase subunit TsaD — encoded protein: MNRQVTILAIETSCDETAAAVIRGGRTIISNVVASQIDEHRRYGGIVPEVASRQHILTIDAVLHEALRPLPSGWNDIHAVAATYGPGLAGALMTGLNVAKAIAWIRELPFVGVNHIEAHIYANWLLTDAQPEAPAPQFPVVALVVSGGHTLLALLEGHGRYRLLGQTRDDAAGEAFDKVARLLGLGFPGGPAIQRAAEGAPGGVVLPRAWLRDSYDFSFSGLKTAVLHQIRDYQAREAALQPGTGKSAGKRGVGAPSTPPEATATPHLPPTVVARLARAFQESVVDVLVTKTVEAARAFGAAEILLAGGVAANLRLREELNRRAPVPVRVPPVALCTDNAAMIGAAAFYRFDAGIQHGWDLDVQPNLALDG
- a CDS encoding metal-dependent transcriptional regulator; protein product: MPLSEHTESVQDYLKTIFDIQREQGRVSTTVLAERLRNSPASVTGMLKKLASLNLIDYEPYQGAVLTPAGEKIALEVIRHHRLIERYLAEALGVPWDRVHDEAEKWEHVLSEDLEDRIDAVLGYPTTDPHGAPIPTRDGALPPPHATRLSDLQTGQSATVAEVSDHDPAMLRYFAELGLRPGVDVTVVAVAPFGGPLTVRLEDVEHALGREVAGYIAVCDVTQAEAGEEADRAGRVT